A window from Mycoplasma phocoeninasale encodes these proteins:
- a CDS encoding PhnE/PtxC family ABC transporter permease: MKSNTEKIKYKSTLNFQKFINYFQPKFIDINGQKVVKKFPWNKILWSLVALVLISLIISLIRPDFQNWTKFWKSIGNFFEVNKVIQIGSAKITPYQTFLRSLQLLWRTISYSVLGTLLGIIISVPVALLSARNFIKNKFIYYPSRFIMSIIRAVPPVVFAFIFWFLFSSSLAATISIAIFVASIMSKWLYEDLDTYDVSAYAGIQSIGNGKIIAFKASIFPYLIKRIFSYGFYSFEMVIRFAAILSIVGISTIGELLADNYATINNYSHMSIVIWILVSFMVLLEFVNSLIKKYFLEFSAKHPNIDEKLPYEERVKSLKSQKPKTYIWKIIFAVALLALVAASLSQISWSLGNAVKIRQFKVGISKLFNPDWTLFQTWTNTKTNPVVLGMEALLVAFAATVIGFIFAFVIGILAAKNINKYFAYPFKLIIITVRAIPAFTFALLFLILSKDSKIFAGALALGFHSIGMLGKLVMESVEKIPNKVFQSLDSLGSSWFQKIYYGVVKAILPQALSNFLYRVELNFKTTVIIGAVGASNFGFQISIYSSQFQDWDKLSSYLIFTIITVLIIEQISNLIRNKLIKGYFFSENSWVKKQMNKSTFLKALAVSLINEEKFLYEIKYANYLVAKYNLEKLKVLADFNRNKSLNLENYSKIVLEEKAYHLAFKHKYRELVNSLKKIKADAYRKTKNNISKEIKRFQFIKRHRIASKSANIAGEKYLESFSGV; this comes from the coding sequence ATGAAAAGTAACACTGAAAAAATTAAGTACAAAAGTACTCTTAATTTTCAAAAATTCATTAACTATTTTCAACCTAAATTTATTGATATCAATGGCCAAAAAGTAGTAAAAAAATTTCCTTGAAATAAAATTTTGTGAAGTTTAGTTGCTCTAGTTTTGATTTCGCTAATTATTAGCTTAATTAGGCCTGATTTTCAAAACTGAACTAAATTCTGAAAATCAATCGGTAATTTTTTCGAAGTGAATAAAGTTATTCAAATTGGTTCGGCAAAAATAACTCCCTATCAAACTTTTTTAAGATCACTACAACTACTATGAAGAACAATTTCCTATTCGGTTTTAGGGACACTGTTAGGAATTATTATTTCCGTTCCGGTTGCTTTACTAAGCGCAAGAAATTTTATAAAAAATAAGTTCATATATTACCCATCACGTTTTATTATGTCAATTATTAGAGCTGTTCCTCCAGTAGTATTTGCATTTATTTTTTGATTTTTATTCTCATCTAGCTTAGCGGCAACAATATCAATTGCGATCTTTGTCGCCTCAATTATGTCAAAATGACTATATGAAGATTTAGATACTTATGATGTCTCAGCTTATGCTGGAATTCAATCAATTGGCAATGGGAAAATTATTGCCTTTAAAGCATCAATATTTCCGTACCTGATTAAAAGAATATTTTCATATGGATTTTATTCATTTGAAATGGTTATTCGTTTCGCTGCTATTTTGTCAATTGTTGGGATTTCAACAATTGGTGAATTATTAGCAGATAACTATGCAACAATCAATAATTACTCTCATATGTCAATAGTTATTTGAATTTTAGTGTCATTTATGGTCTTGTTGGAATTTGTTAATTCACTAATCAAAAAATACTTTTTGGAATTTTCAGCAAAACATCCCAATATTGATGAAAAATTACCATATGAAGAAAGAGTAAAATCATTAAAGTCGCAAAAGCCAAAAACCTATATTTGGAAGATTATTTTTGCAGTAGCGCTATTGGCATTAGTTGCTGCTTCGCTGTCGCAAATTAGCTGATCACTTGGCAACGCGGTTAAAATTCGACAATTTAAGGTTGGAATATCTAAATTATTCAATCCAGATTGAACTTTGTTTCAAACATGGACAAACACCAAAACTAATCCAGTTGTTTTGGGTATGGAAGCTCTGCTGGTGGCTTTTGCTGCCACAGTAATTGGTTTCATCTTCGCTTTTGTTATTGGAATTTTAGCGGCAAAAAATATTAATAAATATTTTGCTTATCCATTTAAATTAATTATTATTACTGTGAGAGCAATTCCAGCATTCACATTTGCTTTATTATTTCTAATTCTGTCGAAGGACTCTAAAATTTTTGCTGGGGCTTTAGCGTTAGGATTTCACTCAATTGGAATGCTCGGAAAACTAGTGATGGAATCAGTTGAAAAAATTCCAAATAAAGTTTTTCAATCATTGGATTCTCTAGGATCTTCTTGATTCCAAAAGATTTATTACGGAGTTGTTAAAGCGATTTTACCACAAGCTTTGTCTAATTTCCTTTACCGCGTTGAACTTAATTTTAAAACAACGGTTATTATCGGAGCAGTTGGAGCAAGTAATTTTGGTTTTCAAATATCAATTTACTCTTCGCAATTCCAAGACTGAGATAAATTAAGCTCTTATTTGATTTTTACGATTATTACGGTTTTAATTATTGAGCAAATTTCTAATTTGATTCGTAACAAATTAATTAAAGGATATTTCTTTTCTGAAAATTCATGGGTTAAAAAACAAATGAATAAGTCTACTTTCTTAAAGGCACTAGCAGTTAGTTTAATTAATGAAGAAAAATTCTTATATGAAATTAAATATGCTAATTATTTAGTAGCTAAATACAATCTGGAAAAATTAAAAGTGTTAGCTGATTTTAATAGGAATAAATCATTAAATTTAGAAAATTATTCTAAAATTGTATTAGAAGAAAAGGCATATCATTTAGCATTTAAGCATAAGTACCGTGAATTGGTCAATAGTTTAAAAAAAATAAAAGCTGATGCCTACAGAAAAACTAAAAATAATATTTCAAAAGAAATTAAAAGATTTCAATTTATTAAGCGACATAGAATTGCTTCAAAATCGGCTAATATTGCTGGTGAAAAATATCTTGAATCTTTTTCGGGGGTATAA
- the phnC gene encoding phosphonate ABC transporter ATP-binding protein: MENKAINYNSENWDIVWDDVGKIYPNGTKGLSNINLTIKQGEFVAIIGLSGAGKTTLIKTVNKINTISSGSLRVGPYDVNNLKGKNLRIFRTKIGIIFQNYNLIENVSVFQNVLAARLPQMNWFRALFGIYSKKDIDIAYESLARVNILENAYDLANNLSGGQMQRVALARTLAQKPKIILADEPVGALDPIMAKNVMDDFLLANKQDKITILANLHHVDLALQYADRIIGVKKGKIIFNDSWDKVNLDKLKEIYGDKLEQFDKEQFAENKRKRKIIHNDISKKIDDLTRGMDEK; the protein is encoded by the coding sequence ATGGAAAACAAAGCAATAAACTACAATTCAGAAAATTGGGATATAGTGTGAGATGATGTTGGAAAAATTTATCCAAATGGAACAAAGGGGTTAAGCAATATTAATTTAACAATAAAACAAGGAGAATTTGTCGCAATAATTGGTCTATCGGGTGCGGGGAAAACAACACTAATAAAAACGGTTAACAAAATTAACACAATTTCATCTGGGTCTTTAAGGGTTGGTCCTTATGATGTGAATAATTTAAAAGGTAAAAATCTTAGAATATTTCGAACTAAGATAGGAATAATTTTTCAAAATTATAATTTAATAGAAAATGTTTCGGTTTTTCAAAATGTACTAGCAGCTCGTTTGCCGCAGATGAACTGATTTAGAGCATTATTTGGTATTTATTCAAAAAAAGATATTGATATTGCTTATGAATCATTAGCGAGGGTTAACATTTTAGAAAATGCCTATGATTTAGCTAATAATCTAAGTGGTGGACAGATGCAAAGGGTAGCACTAGCCAGAACGTTAGCACAGAAACCAAAAATTATCTTAGCTGATGAGCCTGTAGGAGCATTGGATCCTATTATGGCAAAAAATGTTATGGATGATTTCTTGTTAGCTAATAAGCAAGATAAAATCACCATTTTAGCAAATCTACATCACGTTGATTTGGCATTGCAATATGCCGATAGAATTATTGGAGTTAAGAAGGGTAAAATTATTTTCAATGATTCATGAGATAAAGTTAATTTAGACAAATTGAAAGAAATTTATGGTGATAAATTAGAACAATTTGACAAAGAACAATTTGCTGAAAATAAACGAAAAAGAAAAATAATTCATAATGATATCTCAAAAAAAATTGATGATCTAACACGAGGTATGGATGAAAAGTAA
- a CDS encoding PhnD/SsuA/transferrin family substrate-binding protein codes for MNIKKKKKFIAPGFLAISIIAATTPLLAISCTNNSESSVIGTSGYSDSMSKLANGSITLAGAWADARFYAGEFENKIVAIGATDYISNDGIQARDGLKKGDIEAIQTLFIKTVHEAEKQAKEGKESSLTYLDKKGKINSIFKIYNHDGYSKVALDSEISYNSVGDKKKAYPKTLENGNEYFEMNGDKITAKNKKAFKVAFIPSSDATLVSSATAKLQKYLNETLKLNFDISVATDYNAAAQSLASGSYDLAFLPVDTWAQHSGDSSFILQAGRDVQIIDPYASAANPSAPKFTSNDEKLLVDAINNYKNFNATNKDKELYINVDGSKNPKAIVEGYPKELKDVVDSLAKGENLPKVGYYRSYIFANVDSEIYKIVQKALKEQGSNWKLKWDDVKSEIIYGYTSTTSSASFIYPEQWFKKHFDGFESFIK; via the coding sequence ATGAATATTAAGAAAAAGAAAAAATTTATAGCGCCTGGGTTTTTAGCTATATCAATTATTGCGGCAACAACACCATTATTGGCGATTAGCTGTACAAATAATTCAGAAAGCTCGGTAATTGGAACATCGGGATATTCTGATTCTATGTCAAAGTTAGCTAACGGATCCATAACATTGGCAGGAGCTTGAGCAGATGCGAGATTTTATGCTGGAGAATTTGAAAATAAAATTGTAGCAATCGGAGCTACTGATTATATTTCAAATGATGGTATCCAAGCTCGTGATGGTCTAAAAAAAGGTGACATTGAAGCAATTCAAACTTTGTTCATTAAAACTGTTCATGAGGCAGAAAAACAAGCAAAAGAAGGTAAAGAAAGTTCACTAACTTATTTGGATAAGAAAGGGAAAATTAATAGTATTTTTAAAATTTATAACCATGATGGTTATTCAAAGGTGGCTCTTGATAGTGAAATTTCATATAACTCAGTAGGAGATAAAAAGAAAGCTTATCCAAAGACATTAGAAAATGGTAATGAATATTTTGAGATGAATGGCGACAAAATTACTGCTAAAAATAAAAAAGCATTTAAAGTGGCATTTATTCCATCATCAGATGCCACTCTAGTATCATCAGCAACAGCCAAATTACAAAAATATCTTAATGAAACGTTAAAGTTAAATTTCGATATTTCTGTTGCAACTGACTATAATGCTGCGGCACAATCATTAGCCTCAGGTTCATATGATTTGGCATTTTTGCCAGTTGATACATGAGCTCAACACTCAGGAGATTCTAGTTTTATTTTACAAGCTGGAAGAGATGTTCAAATTATCGATCCATATGCATCAGCAGCAAATCCTTCAGCTCCAAAGTTTACTTCAAATGATGAAAAATTACTTGTGGATGCCATTAATAACTATAAAAATTTTAATGCTACTAACAAAGATAAAGAACTTTATATCAATGTCGATGGTTCTAAAAATCCAAAAGCAATTGTTGAAGGATATCCTAAAGAACTTAAAGATGTTGTTGACAGTCTTGCCAAAGGAGAAAATCTTCCAAAGGTTGGATACTATCGCTCTTATATATTTGCCAATGTTGATTCAGAAATTTATAAGATAGTTCAAAAAGCTCTAAAAGAGCAGGGATCGAACTGAAAATTAAAATGGGATGATGTTAAAAGTGAGATTATATACGGTTATACTTCAACAACATCATCAGCCTCTTTCATATATCCAGAGCAATGATTTAAAAAACATTTTGATGGCTTTGAATCATTTATAAAGTAG
- the tuf gene encoding elongation factor Tu, whose amino-acid sequence MAKLDFDRSKPHVNIGTIGHVDHGKTTLTAAIATVLSKKGLSEARDYASIDNAPEEKARGITINTSHIEYQTEKRHYAHVDCPGHADYVKNMITGAAQMDGAILVVAATDGPMPQTREHILLAKQVGVPKIVVFLNKIDMFKDDEREEMVGLVDMDIRGLLSEYGFDGDNAPVIAGSALKALQGDPQYEENIMELMNSIDEYIDEPKRETDKPFLMAIEDVFTITGRGTVATGRVERGVLQLNEEVEIVGLHPTKKTVVTGIEMFRKNLKEARAGDNAGLLLRGVERSEIERGQVLAKPKTIVPHTEFEATVYVLKKEEGGRHTPFFQNYKPQFYFRTTDVTGGVQFKPGREMVMPGDNVELNVTLIAPIAVEEGTKFSIREGGRTVGAGSVTKIIK is encoded by the coding sequence ATGGCAAAATTAGATTTCGACCGTTCAAAACCACACGTAAATATTGGTACAATTGGACACGTTGATCATGGTAAAACTACTTTAACAGCGGCTATTGCTACAGTTTTATCTAAAAAAGGTTTATCAGAAGCTAGAGATTATGCTTCTATTGACAATGCCCCAGAAGAAAAAGCACGTGGAATTACTATTAATACTTCACACATTGAATATCAAACAGAAAAACGTCACTATGCTCACGTTGACTGTCCAGGCCACGCTGACTATGTTAAAAACATGATTACAGGTGCTGCTCAAATGGATGGTGCTATTCTTGTTGTTGCTGCAACAGATGGTCCTATGCCACAAACTCGTGAACACATTCTTCTAGCAAAACAAGTTGGTGTTCCAAAAATCGTTGTTTTCTTAAACAAAATTGATATGTTTAAAGATGATGAAAGAGAAGAAATGGTTGGATTAGTAGACATGGATATCCGTGGATTACTATCAGAATACGGTTTCGATGGAGATAATGCTCCAGTTATTGCTGGATCAGCTTTAAAAGCTTTACAAGGCGATCCACAATATGAAGAAAACATTATGGAATTAATGAACAGCATTGATGAATACATCGATGAACCAAAAAGAGAAACTGATAAACCATTCTTAATGGCTATCGAAGACGTCTTTACAATTACTGGTAGAGGAACAGTTGCAACTGGTAGAGTTGAACGTGGAGTTCTACAATTAAACGAAGAAGTTGAAATTGTTGGTCTACACCCAACCAAGAAAACTGTTGTTACTGGAATTGAAATGTTCCGTAAAAACTTAAAAGAAGCTCGTGCTGGAGATAATGCTGGTTTATTACTACGTGGTGTTGAAAGAAGCGAAATTGAACGTGGACAAGTTTTAGCTAAACCAAAAACAATCGTTCCACATACTGAATTTGAAGCTACAGTTTATGTTCTTAAAAAAGAAGAAGGTGGACGTCACACACCATTTTTCCAAAACTATAAACCTCAATTCTACTTCCGTACAACAGACGTTACTGGTGGTGTTCAATTTAAACCAGGACGTGAAATGGTTATGCCAGGGGATAACGTTGAATTAAATGTTACTTTAATAGCTCCAATTGCTGTTGAAGAAGGAACTAAATTCTCAATCCGTGAAGGTGGAAGAACTGTTGGTGCTGGATCAGTAACAAAAATTATTAAATAA
- a CDS encoding diadenylate cyclase codes for MLIAVLAIVVLIAFVIVANYIVILIKSLNKNKTAKKSLGQSTKIRIIYQLKEAIEYLSKNKTGAIITIENKDNLDLLRTDGVIIDANISSSLIISIFNKHSPLHDGAIIIRNNKIYYAATYYKITKKSIDNRYGARHRAAMGISELCDAITIVVSEENGGITLARNGLFAPVPINNLQESLVDIFKDSE; via the coding sequence ATGCTTATTGCCGTTTTAGCAATTGTAGTGCTTATTGCGTTCGTTATTGTCGCAAATTACATTGTTATTCTAATAAAATCATTGAATAAAAACAAAACAGCCAAAAAATCATTAGGTCAATCAACAAAAATTCGTATTATCTACCAATTAAAAGAGGCAATTGAATATCTCTCAAAAAATAAAACTGGGGCCATTATTACTATCGAAAACAAAGACAATCTTGACTTATTAAGAACCGATGGGGTAATTATTGATGCCAATATTTCATCGTCTTTAATTATTTCGATTTTTAATAAACATAGTCCTCTACATGATGGAGCAATTATAATTCGTAATAATAAAATATACTATGCTGCCACATACTATAAGATCACTAAAAAATCAATTGATAACCGTTATGGAGCAAGACACCGTGCTGCAATGGGAATTAGTGAACTATGTGATGCCATAACAATTGTGGTTAGCGAGGAAAATGGTGGAATAACTCTAGCTAGAAATGGCCTATTTGCACCAGTTCCAATTAATAATTTACAAGAGTCTTTAGTTGACATATTTAAAGACTCGGAATAA
- a CDS encoding phosphoglycerate kinase, whose protein sequence is MKKTIKDIQLKNKKVILRVDFNVPISDGQITNTKRIEAALPTIKYLLEQQAAIIVLSHLGRIKTEEDKKNKSLAIVAKKLSELINKEVIFVNETRSEKVTEVAKDLKPGQILMLENTRFEDLNNQAESKNSEELAKYWASLGDVFVNDAFGTSHRAHASTYGIAQFSKESALGFLMNDEVTHLEKILHGFKRPFVAIIGGAKVSDKIKVLEKLFESADKVLVVGAMAYTFKKALGFSVGTSLYEEDKVEIAKTYLDKYKDKIVLPVDNAYVDEYADKTPQYTTSSDTNIPDGFMGLDIGPESVAEFAKIISSAKTIFWNGPAGVTEFKNFEAGTKGIAIAIAKNQDAYSVVGGGDSIAAIKKLGYEDKFSFISTGGGASIEFVQGNELPGIEIIQNK, encoded by the coding sequence ATGAAAAAAACTATCAAAGACATTCAACTAAAAAATAAAAAAGTTATTTTGCGAGTTGATTTTAATGTACCAATTTCAGATGGTCAAATTACAAATACAAAAAGAATCGAAGCAGCGCTTCCAACTATTAAATATCTTTTAGAACAACAAGCTGCTATTATTGTTTTATCTCACCTAGGCAGAATTAAAACCGAAGAAGATAAGAAGAATAAATCATTAGCTATTGTTGCGAAAAAATTGTCAGAATTAATTAACAAAGAAGTAATTTTTGTTAATGAAACTCGTAGCGAAAAAGTAACTGAAGTTGCTAAGGATTTAAAACCAGGTCAAATTCTAATGCTAGAAAACACTCGCTTTGAAGACTTAAATAACCAAGCCGAATCAAAGAATAGCGAAGAATTAGCTAAATACTGAGCAAGTTTAGGCGATGTATTTGTAAATGATGCCTTCGGAACTTCACACCGTGCCCATGCTTCAACTTATGGAATTGCACAATTTTCAAAAGAATCAGCTTTAGGATTTTTAATGAATGATGAAGTTACTCATCTTGAAAAAATTTTACACGGCTTCAAACGCCCATTTGTTGCTATCATTGGTGGTGCTAAAGTCAGTGATAAAATAAAAGTTCTAGAAAAACTATTTGAAAGTGCTGACAAAGTATTAGTTGTTGGTGCTATGGCCTATACCTTTAAAAAAGCACTTGGTTTTAGTGTTGGAACATCACTATATGAAGAAGACAAGGTTGAAATTGCTAAAACATATCTAGATAAATATAAAGATAAAATTGTTTTACCAGTTGACAACGCTTACGTTGATGAATATGCGGATAAAACTCCACAATATACAACATCAAGCGATACAAATATTCCTGATGGTTTTATGGGGCTTGACATTGGTCCTGAAAGTGTAGCAGAATTTGCTAAAATTATTTCTTCAGCGAAAACAATTTTTTGAAACGGTCCCGCCGGAGTTACTGAATTCAAAAACTTTGAGGCCGGAACAAAGGGAATTGCTATTGCGATTGCTAAAAATCAAGATGCATATTCAGTTGTTGGTGGCGGAGATTCTATTGCCGCAATTAAAAAACTAGGATATGAAGATAAATTTAGCTTCATTTCAACTGGTGGAGGAGCTTCAATTGAATTTGTTCAAGGCAATGAGCTTCCAGGAATTGAAATAATTCAAAACAAATAA
- the metK gene encoding methionine adenosyltransferase, whose translation MKRIITSESVGAGHPDKICDQISDAILDGLLKKDPHARVACDVLANNDVIYIGGQITTSAYVDTIKETWKILKPLGYKESDFTIINKIYPQSPDIAMGVDESNNHELGAGDQGILFGYATNENQYYMPWPIVLSHELVKRAEKLRRSKAFHHAKSDMKSQVTIEYDDETNTTKVIKVLMSVQHDEEYNEAKFKKFIKEHIVDYVLKENKFNLDYELLINPTGRFVIGGPVGDTGLTGRKIIVDTYGGFAHHGGGAFSGKDPTKIDRSAAYMARYIAKNIVAANVTEKCEIQLSYAIGLPRPQSIYVNTFNSSKFTEEQIIDMISKLFDLSVSGIIKTLDLLRPIYLQTATFGHFGRNDLDLPWEKINKVSQIKNYLKS comes from the coding sequence ATGAAAAGAATTATAACATCAGAGAGTGTTGGCGCAGGACACCCTGACAAAATCTGTGACCAAATAAGCGATGCCATTTTAGATGGTTTACTTAAAAAAGATCCGCACGCTAGAGTTGCTTGCGATGTACTGGCAAATAATGATGTAATTTACATCGGCGGTCAAATTACCACATCAGCTTATGTTGACACCATCAAGGAGACATGAAAAATCCTTAAACCATTAGGTTATAAAGAAAGCGATTTTACTATCATTAACAAAATCTATCCGCAAAGCCCTGACATTGCTATGGGTGTTGATGAGTCAAATAACCATGAATTAGGTGCTGGCGATCAAGGAATACTATTCGGCTATGCAACAAATGAAAATCAATATTATATGCCATGACCAATTGTTTTAAGCCATGAGCTAGTTAAAAGGGCTGAAAAACTTAGGAGAAGCAAAGCATTTCACCATGCAAAAAGTGACATGAAAAGTCAAGTGACTATTGAATATGATGATGAAACAAATACCACAAAAGTTATTAAGGTTCTAATGTCAGTTCAACATGATGAAGAATACAATGAAGCTAAATTTAAAAAATTTATTAAAGAACACATTGTTGATTATGTTCTAAAAGAAAACAAATTCAACCTAGATTACGAACTTTTAATAAATCCCACTGGTAGATTTGTGATTGGCGGTCCAGTTGGAGATACTGGTTTAACTGGGAGGAAAATTATTGTTGATACATACGGTGGTTTTGCTCATCATGGTGGTGGAGCGTTTTCTGGCAAAGATCCAACAAAAATCGACCGTTCAGCAGCTTACATGGCAAGATATATTGCTAAGAATATTGTGGCAGCGAATGTAACTGAGAAATGTGAAATTCAACTCTCATATGCCATTGGTTTACCAAGACCACAATCAATTTACGTGAACACATTTAATAGTTCTAAATTTACCGAAGAACAAATTATTGACATGATTAGCAAACTATTTGATCTAAGTGTTTCTGGAATTATAAAAACTCTAGATTTACTAAGACCAATTTATTTACAAACAGCGACATTTGGACATTTTGGGAGAAATGATTTAGATTTGCCATGAGAAAAAATAAATAAAGTTTCACAAATTAAAAATTATCTTAAAAGCTAA
- the ychF gene encoding redox-regulated ATPase YchF, with protein sequence MSLKAGIIGLPNVGKSSLFSALTLVEAEASNYAFTTIEPNVAIVNLHDVRLKRLAEIVNTKKIVEATFQFVDIAGLVAGASKGEGLGNKFLANIREVDAIVHVIRCFENQDILHVNDRISPVDDLKVINLELILADLQTVENIIARMSKKVHNTNEKELKVEFETLQKIRKSLEDELMIKNIDLNLEEKAIISKYQLLTDKPTIYVANLSEEDFKDIKNAKHFQSLNDFLSKKNEIVIPICIKLEHEISRFDDEEKKVFLSEYNISESGIDRIIKESFYLLNQATYFTAGEIEARAWTFKKGMNAAECAGIIHTDFEKKFVKAEVIKFDDYVKFNGERGCREAGKICLEGKNYEMQDGDICLFKIAK encoded by the coding sequence ATGTCTTTAAAAGCAGGAATCATTGGTTTACCTAATGTAGGAAAAAGTAGTCTTTTCTCAGCATTAACTTTAGTAGAAGCAGAAGCTTCCAATTATGCCTTTACAACTATTGAGCCTAATGTGGCTATTGTTAATTTACACGATGTTCGCTTAAAGAGATTGGCTGAAATTGTTAATACAAAGAAAATAGTTGAAGCAACTTTTCAATTTGTTGATATTGCTGGTTTAGTTGCTGGCGCATCTAAAGGTGAAGGTTTGGGCAATAAATTTTTGGCTAATATTCGTGAGGTAGATGCAATTGTTCATGTTATTAGATGCTTTGAGAATCAGGATATTCTTCATGTTAATGATCGAATCTCTCCAGTAGACGATTTAAAGGTTATAAATTTGGAACTCATTCTAGCCGATTTGCAAACTGTTGAAAATATTATTGCTCGAATGTCAAAAAAGGTTCACAATACTAACGAAAAGGAACTGAAAGTTGAATTTGAAACTCTTCAAAAAATTCGCAAATCATTAGAAGATGAATTAATGATTAAGAATATCGATCTAAACTTAGAAGAGAAAGCAATAATTAGCAAATATCAATTGTTAACTGATAAACCAACAATATATGTTGCTAATTTATCAGAGGAAGATTTTAAAGATATAAAAAATGCCAAACATTTTCAAAGCTTAAATGATTTTTTATCAAAAAAAAATGAAATTGTCATTCCAATATGTATTAAATTAGAGCATGAAATTTCACGGTTTGATGATGAAGAGAAAAAAGTATTCTTATCAGAGTATAACATTTCTGAATCAGGGATTGATAGAATAATCAAAGAAAGCTTTTATCTACTAAATCAGGCCACATATTTTACGGCAGGCGAAATTGAAGCTCGAGCCTGAACTTTTAAAAAAGGCATGAATGCTGCTGAGTGTGCTGGAATTATTCATACTGATTTTGAAAAAAAATTCGTAAAAGCCGAAGTAATTAAATTTGATGATTATGTTAAATTTAATGGGGAAAGAGGTTGCAGAGAAGCAGGAAAGATCTGTCTTGAAGGCAAAAATTATGAAATGCAAGATGGTGACATCTGTTTATTCAAAATTGCAAAATAG